CAGAAACGCAATCAGACCGGCCATTGAAATGAACGAAGCCGCCGACATCCAGTCGGCCGCCGTGGCCATGCCGTTGGCCACCGGGTGCACGTGCTTGCCGGCCACGTAGAAGTCGCCGGTGGTGCGCGCCTTCGACCAGAAAGCGATGCCGATATACAGCGCGAAGGACAGCCCGACGACGATGTAGGTGAGCGTCTGGAGTTCCATCAGTCTTCGCTCACCCGGTGCTTCTTGTCGATGCGCCCCATCAGGATCACATAGACGAAGATCAGCACGAGGAAGCCGTACATGCTGCCCTGCTGCGCGAACCAGAAACCGAGCTGGAATCCGCCCAGCGTGAACCGGTTGAGTACGTCCACCAGCAGTACGCCGCAGCCGAACGATATGGCGAACCAGACCGCCAGCAGGATCGCGATCAACCGGATGTTCTCGCCCCAGTAGGACAGCTTCCTCATTCCTTCGCCCCGTCTACGCAGGCCCGCTAGTGTACCGGTGCCTCAAGCACCATCCGCGAGCGGCAATAGCTCCCGGTAGATGGCGGTATGGAGGGGCGTGGGAACGCCGGTTTGCTCGCCCATGCGGTGGATGGCGCCGGACAGCCACTCGATCTCCAGCGGGCGGCCGCGCTCGAGATCGGTCAGCAGAGATGCCTTGCCGCCGTGAGCAAAGACGTTTCTCAGCGTGGCGCGGGTCTGCGCCTCGATGTTGTGGGGCAGGGGGACCTCAAGCGCGCGCGCCACGGCCAGCGCCTCCTGCTGGGCGATCTCCAGAAGCCACGGCATCGCCGGATTGTCTGCCATCGCGTCGAAACCGCTGCGCATCGCCACGTTGATCGAGCTTGAACAGGCGACCATCAGGAATTTGAGCCACAGCATGGTTTTCATGTTGCGGTGAATTTCGGCCGCAATGCCCGTCGGCGCCAGCGCGTCCTCCAGGCTGCGCAGCCGTTCGCTCACTCCGCCCGAGGGTTCCGC
Above is a window of Gammaproteobacteria bacterium DNA encoding:
- a CDS encoding DUF4212 domain-containing protein; protein product: MRKLSYWGENIRLIAILLAVWFAISFGCGVLLVDVLNRFTLGGFQLGFWFAQQGSMYGFLVLIFVYVILMGRIDKKHRVSED
- a CDS encoding 2-dehydropantoate 2-reductase: MRLAIIGVGGVGGSLGAALLRAGHDVLFVARGENARALAERGLTVKHERSPFRAERINVTSNPDGQAPAEAVLLCVKRYDLIDAIETHAKWLASCESVVTLQNGLDAQETAAALLPPDRVLGGTVQVVAKLLEPGVILREGETLDINLAEPSGGVSERLRSLEDALAPTGIAAEIHRNMKTMLWLKFLMVACSSSINVAMRSGFDAMADNPAMPWLLEIAQQEALAVARALEVPLPHNIEAQTRATLRNVFAHGGKASLLTDLERGRPLEIEWLSGAIHRMGEQTGVPTPLHTAIYRELLPLADGA